Proteins co-encoded in one Malus sylvestris chromosome 9, drMalSylv7.2, whole genome shotgun sequence genomic window:
- the LOC126582584 gene encoding choline-phosphate cytidylyltransferase 2-like, translating into MAEVEPNHTNGTSNGSTNSNSNPADQPDRLVRVYADGIYDLFHFGHARSLEQAKKSFPNTYLLVGCCNDETTHKFKGKTVMTESERYESLRHCKWVDEVIPDAPWVINQEFLDKHEIDFVAHDSLPYADASGAGKDVYEFVKAVGRFKETKRTDGISTSDIIMRIVKDYNQYVLRNLDRGYTRKELGVSFVKEKRLRVNLRLKKLQEKVKEHQEKVGEKFQTVAMHRNEWVENADRWVAGFLEMFEEGCHKMGTAIRDRIQESLRGQQSGEKYLLENGKVDSDDGQEYYDEDDDEEYYDDEEYYDDEEYYQEVYGKDGNNENEKENEKEKKKDEKETNEKLK; encoded by the exons ATGGCAGAGGTCGAGCCCAATCATACTAACGGCACCAGCAACGGCAGTACCAATTCGAATTCCAACCCGGCCGATCAGCCGGACCGCCTGGTTCGTGTCTACGCCGATGGGATCTACGATCTCTTCCACTTCGGCCACGCTCGCTCGCTCGAGCAGGCCAAGAAATC GTTCCCTAACACCTATCTGCTCGTCGGTTGTTGTAATGATGAAACCACTCACAAGTTCAAAGGCAAAACTGTCATGACAGAGTCTGAACGTTATGAATCTCTTCGCCATTGCAA GTGGGTAGATGAAGTCATTCCTGATGCACCTTGGGTGATCAATCAAGAATTTCTTGACAAGCATGAGATTGACTTTGTAGCCCATGACTCTCTACC TTATGCTGATGCAAGTGGAGCTGGGAAAGATGTGTACGAATTT GTCAAAGCCGTGGGAAGGTTTAAGGAAACAAAGAGAACTGATGGAATTTCAACATCGGACATTATAATGAGGATTGTAAAAGATTATAACCAGTATGTGTTGCGTAACCTGGATCGTGGATATACAAGAAAAGAGCTTGGTGTTAGTTTTGTGAAG GAAAAGCGATTAAGGGTGAACTTGAGATTGAAGAAGTTACAAGAGAAAGTGAAGGAACATCAAGAAAAAGTTGGAGAGAAG TTTCAAACTGTTGCTATGCATCGTAATGAATGGGTAGAAAATGCTGATCGCTGGGTTGCTGGATTTCTTGAGATGTTTGAAGAAGGTTGCCATAAAATG GGGACAGCCATCCGAGATAGAATTCAAGAGAGCTTACGAGGGCAGCAGTCGGGAGAAAAATATCTGCTGGAAAATGGTAAGGTGGACAGTGATGATGGACAAGAATATTACGATGAGGATGATGACGAAGAATACTACGATGATGAAGAATACTATGACGATGAAGAATATTATCAAGAGGTATACGGGAAAGATGGGAACAATGAGAACGAAAAGGAGAAcgaaaaggagaaaaagaaggatGAGAAAGAAACGAATGAGAAATTAAAGTAG